A portion of the Gorilla gorilla gorilla isolate KB3781 chromosome X, NHGRI_mGorGor1-v2.1_pri, whole genome shotgun sequence genome contains these proteins:
- the LOC109024752 gene encoding translation initiation factor IF-2, with product MPTQPPPGSGEVRQSPSGNGALVPTGQGCRGRNLPIQGYSPEGRPTASSQPAGAWHSGSSQKGTACPLALGRGGARGGGQRKSRSGARAPGQPAEAGLSASPEKTRPEGRAERGRAVVWQSQPNRRLQTARPTHAPAPARPGRQSKRRSRTGFPGRGRGAARKARRLTARLKLLLPLAIRFCQARCWCR from the coding sequence ATGCCCACCCAACCTCCTCCCGGCTCAGGTGAGGTACGCCAGTCCCCCTCTGGAAATGGGGCCCTGGTACCGACAGGGCAGGGGTGCCGGGGCCGCAACCTCCCCATCCAGGGATACTCACCGGAGGGGCGGCCCACCGCGTCTTCGCAGCCGGCCGGCGCCTGGCACTCGGGAAGCTCGCAAAAAGGAACCGCGTGCCCGCTAGCGCTGGGACGAGGAGGAGCGCGCGGCGGAGGCCAGAGAAAAAGCCGCAGCGGCGCGCGCGCACCCGGACAGCCGGCGGAGGCGGGGCTCAGCGCGAGCCCGGAAAAGACGCGCCCGGAGGGGCGGGCGGAGCGGGGGCGCGCGGTGGTGTGGCAGAGCCAGCCGAATCGCCGGCTGCAGACGGCTCGGCCCACCCACGCGCCCGCCCCCGCTCGCCCGGGACGTCAGTCGAAAAGGCGGAGCCGAACGGGCTTCCCGGGGCGCGGGAGGGGCGCTGCGAGGAAGGCGAGGCGGCTAACGGCTCGCCTCAAGTTGTTGCTCCCGCTGGCGATCCGCTTCTGTCAGGCTCGCTGTTGGTGTCGTTGA